A genome region from Akkermansiaceae bacterium includes the following:
- a CDS encoding c-type cytochrome: MPHRLLPYLASISLLAAGDYHLDPDTRITLRQGFDAELLYEVPPSQGSWVAMAFDPKGRLIVSDQDDKGVFRVTLPEEGVAGSAVKVESLKGFPYLPIEWGQRRVGGALGFLYAFDSLYMSSMKGFYRIRDTDGDDTFDEFTLLKALNPGYEHSAHSVIVSEDGKALYLVSGNYTRTPEGTTSLQPPVWQTDSLLTPMPDPMGHAVSILPPGGWVCRISPDGKDWKMISSGFRNPVDLAINREGELFTFDSDLEFDIGSPWYRPTRVCHVTPGSEFGWRSGSAKWPEYFADSMAPVINVGPGSPTGIAFGHHSDFPASYRDKLFVCDWTFGTVYTIEMEESGSSYTGTKKEFLHGAPLNIAAMRFGPDGSMYFTTGGRNTASKLYRIRHTGEKDDAAPRQLAGNQEQRNLRRMSERFHGSNAGGEKAIEKTWPLLSHADRSIRYAARIAIENQDLPLWQEKVFSETDPRSIIYSAIALCRHGEASLSPRIIGKLNAIPYPALAAEDRLALLRAYSLCFIRMGRPEVAQAAAVIAKLEHQYPAQDDTENAELCRVLCYLDSPQVVAKTIALMKSTQTKAAAYDNNMLERHQYGEAILKMMDNAPNTRNIHYAYCLRQVQNGWTSEDRRFYFSWLNDSLGKNGGRSFAGYINAIRSDAITHLPADAAAALSGLLGDIAAVDLGKLPAAKGPPVIWTVGSAMKLFEKDLTGRDYANGKAMFAAGRCIACHRFEGTGGYSGPDLGSVANRFSIRDILVAICEPSQSISEQYQASDVKLKDGGSLYGRIISRSDAEITVATNPFNFRELSKAPMENVKSVSLSQTSMMPVGTIFTMNRDELMDLMAYLISGGNPEHAAFTKE, encoded by the coding sequence ATGCCCCACCGCCTGCTCCCTTACCTCGCATCCATCTCCCTCCTAGCCGCCGGAGACTATCACCTCGATCCGGACACGCGCATCACCCTGCGGCAGGGCTTCGATGCGGAGCTCCTTTATGAGGTGCCTCCCTCGCAGGGATCATGGGTCGCCATGGCCTTCGATCCCAAGGGCCGTCTCATCGTTTCCGACCAGGATGACAAGGGAGTCTTCCGCGTCACCCTCCCCGAGGAAGGGGTGGCGGGCTCCGCGGTGAAAGTGGAGAGCCTCAAAGGCTTCCCATACCTCCCGATCGAGTGGGGCCAGAGGCGCGTCGGCGGCGCGCTTGGCTTCCTCTACGCCTTCGACAGCCTCTACATGTCCTCGATGAAGGGTTTCTACCGCATCCGCGATACGGATGGGGATGACACGTTCGACGAGTTCACCCTGCTCAAGGCGCTCAACCCCGGCTACGAGCATTCCGCCCACTCCGTCATCGTCTCCGAAGACGGCAAGGCGCTCTATCTCGTCAGCGGGAACTACACCCGCACACCGGAGGGCACCACCAGCCTCCAGCCCCCCGTATGGCAGACCGACTCTCTCCTCACCCCCATGCCCGATCCCATGGGTCACGCCGTGAGCATCCTTCCTCCCGGCGGCTGGGTCTGCCGCATCTCGCCGGATGGGAAGGATTGGAAAATGATCTCCTCCGGTTTCCGAAACCCCGTAGACCTTGCTATCAACCGCGAGGGTGAACTCTTCACCTTCGATTCCGACCTGGAGTTCGACATCGGCTCACCGTGGTATCGCCCGACCCGGGTTTGCCATGTCACCCCGGGCTCCGAGTTCGGCTGGCGCAGCGGCTCCGCGAAATGGCCGGAATACTTCGCCGACAGCATGGCCCCCGTCATCAACGTCGGCCCCGGCTCGCCCACCGGCATCGCGTTTGGCCACCACTCGGATTTCCCTGCCTCATACCGGGACAAGCTCTTCGTCTGCGACTGGACTTTCGGCACGGTCTATACCATCGAGATGGAGGAAAGCGGCTCCAGCTACACCGGCACGAAAAAGGAATTCCTCCACGGAGCCCCGCTCAACATCGCCGCCATGCGCTTCGGCCCGGACGGGAGCATGTATTTCACCACCGGAGGGCGGAACACCGCCTCCAAGCTCTACCGCATCCGCCACACCGGGGAAAAAGACGATGCCGCCCCGAGGCAACTCGCCGGCAACCAAGAACAGAGAAACCTGCGGCGGATGTCAGAGCGTTTCCATGGCAGCAACGCAGGAGGAGAGAAGGCGATTGAAAAAACATGGCCTTTGCTCTCACACGCCGACCGCTCCATCCGCTACGCCGCCAGGATCGCCATCGAGAATCAGGATCTCCCGCTCTGGCAGGAAAAGGTTTTTTCGGAGACCGATCCCCGTAGCATCATCTACTCCGCCATCGCCCTCTGCCGCCACGGCGAGGCCTCGCTCTCCCCACGCATCATCGGGAAACTCAATGCCATCCCCTACCCCGCTCTCGCCGCAGAAGACCGCCTCGCACTGCTCCGCGCCTACTCCCTCTGCTTCATACGCATGGGCAGGCCGGAAGTCGCCCAAGCCGCTGCGGTCATTGCAAAGCTGGAGCACCAATACCCGGCGCAGGATGACACCGAAAACGCGGAACTCTGCCGCGTGCTGTGCTATCTGGACTCGCCGCAGGTCGTTGCGAAAACCATCGCCCTGATGAAGTCAACCCAGACCAAGGCCGCGGCGTACGACAATAACATGCTGGAGCGCCATCAATACGGCGAGGCCATCCTCAAGATGATGGATAACGCACCCAACACCCGCAACATCCACTACGCATATTGCCTGCGCCAGGTGCAGAACGGATGGACGTCGGAAGATCGCCGTTTCTACTTCTCATGGCTCAACGATAGCCTCGGGAAAAACGGCGGCAGAAGCTTCGCAGGTTACATCAACGCGATCCGCTCGGATGCCATCACCCATCTCCCGGCCGATGCCGCCGCCGCCCTCTCCGGCCTTCTCGGGGACATCGCCGCAGTCGATCTCGGCAAGCTCCCTGCCGCCAAGGGCCCGCCTGTGATCTGGACGGTCGGTTCCGCGATGAAGCTTTTCGAAAAAGACCTCACAGGCAGGGATTACGCAAACGGGAAGGCGATGTTCGCCGCAGGCCGCTGCATCGCCTGCCACCGCTTCGAAGGCACCGGCGGATATTCCGGGCCCGACCTCGGCTCCGTCGCCAACCGCTTCTCCATCCGGGACATCCTCGTAGCCATCTGCGAGCCCAGCCAATCCATCTCCGAACAATACCAGGCAAGCGATGTGAAACTCAAGGACGGCGGCTCCCTCTACGGCAGGATCATTTCCAGAAGCGATGCGGAAATCACCGTCGCGACCAACCCCTTCAACTTCCGCGAACTCAGCAAGGCCCCCATGGAAAACGTGAAAAGCGTCTCACTCTCCCAGACTTCCATGATGCCGGTCGGCACGATCTTCACCATGAACAGGGACGAGCTCATGGATCTCATGGCCTACCTCATTTCCGGCGGAAATCCGGAGCACGCCGCGTTCACGAAGGAATGA
- a CDS encoding sialate O-acetylesterase: MSKPVQVFILMGQSNMLGFGNAGQLKGSAADQYPYLVDDAGNWNVRKDVRNVFFCMAQLKYNDWLTAENGNGSGKFGPEIGIGNYVGHAIDAPVLILKSCVGNRALGWDLLPPSAVGTGTKGGSYQGDSESSNRKVSEEAKTKNGGWYAGLQYDQDVGAAQTALKDLATYYPSATGYEVAGFFWWQGNAEAGKGNVENYDKNLAFLFNDLKKDFNAPNAKFVCATLGEHDMDATLSKKMFDFAALPEFKDQAAVFYSKPVSKGGSGGHYGGDADTYMKVGEGMGKLMVELLAK, translated from the coding sequence ATGTCCAAACCCGTGCAGGTGTTCATCCTCATGGGGCAGTCGAACATGCTCGGCTTCGGGAATGCAGGTCAACTCAAAGGGAGCGCCGCTGACCAATACCCGTATCTCGTCGATGACGCAGGAAACTGGAACGTTCGGAAAGACGTTCGAAATGTGTTTTTCTGCATGGCACAACTGAAATACAACGATTGGCTGACCGCAGAAAATGGGAACGGCAGCGGAAAATTCGGCCCGGAAATCGGGATAGGGAATTATGTGGGGCACGCCATTGACGCGCCTGTGCTGATCTTGAAATCCTGTGTGGGCAACCGTGCCTTGGGCTGGGACCTGTTGCCCCCCAGTGCGGTTGGCACAGGAACAAAGGGTGGATCATACCAAGGCGACTCGGAGAGCTCGAACCGGAAAGTCAGTGAAGAAGCCAAGACAAAAAACGGAGGTTGGTATGCAGGCCTCCAGTATGATCAGGACGTGGGTGCCGCGCAGACGGCACTGAAAGACCTGGCCACCTATTATCCCAGTGCCACCGGCTACGAAGTCGCCGGATTCTTCTGGTGGCAGGGAAATGCCGAGGCAGGCAAGGGCAACGTCGAAAATTACGACAAGAACCTGGCATTTCTCTTCAATGACCTGAAAAAGGACTTCAATGCACCAAACGCAAAGTTCGTTTGCGCCACATTGGGGGAGCACGACATGGACGCCACTCTCTCCAAGAAGATGTTCGACTTCGCCGCTCTCCCGGAGTTCAAGGATCAGGCGGCGGTGTTTTATTCGAAACCTGTCTCCAAGGGAGGCAGCGGAGGTCACTACGGAGGCGATGCGGACACCTACATGAAGGTAGGGGAAGGGATGGGCAAGCTGATGGTGGAACTCCTCGCCAAATGA
- the dnaE gene encoding DNA polymerase III subunit alpha, which yields MSDSFVHLHLHTAYSLLDGMIRTKELAARAAELGMPAVAMTDHGNLYGTIDFYQKCIKAGVKPILGCEIYLAPFSAQDKKKIPNRKSATHLTLLAETNEGWENLSKLTSIGHLDGMYNGKPRVDRDILRAHSKGIICLSGCISGPVNEWLLKGETDKALETLTELRDIFGRENTFVELHNHGLEAQLTVMPQLIALAKQLNLPVVAANDVHFLNRTDHEAHDVMICIGTGSMVIDEGRMRYTPEVHFKTAEEMREIFKDIPDACDNTLRIAERCNVTIKLDSASSEKYPQFPTPDGSPREEYLMKICQEGVLARYGAEKANSAEVQERLKYEVDTINHLGFASYFLITADFIQWARDNDIPVGPGRGSAAGSLASYAMGITNICPLQFGLLFERFLNPERVSPPDVDIDFCQSRRAEVIQYVREKYGEKSVSHIITYGTMGAKSVLRDVSRVMGISYGEADRIAKMIEPKPGTTLQSEWDSKEELRELIESSSTYKELWSYALRLEGINRSVGIHAAGVVIGDRPLDEHVPLTRGNEGEVVTQYDMGAITEVGLLKMDFLGLKNLTVIHDAAGHIRKHIPDFDIEKVPLDDQATFGMLNRGETMGVFQLESGGMVETCKKYEIRSIDDIIDLIAVYRPGAMQFIDQMLDVKKGKKAMYEHPLLETVCGNTYGVMIYQEQVQNAAKLLAGYSLGKADLLRRAMGKKDKEKMAKERAGFIQGCKETNNIGEKMAGAIFDKIEMFAGYGFNKSHSACYGHISYWTAYMKANHPVEFMAALLSNEINNTDKIAVFVAECHRMDIQILPPNLNKSLLRFAPEKLESGTLAIRYGLAAIKNVGEAAMAAAIRERDANGSYLSLDDFSSRLDSKVINKRILENLVKAGALDWTGENRATMFSRLEQVVASASATQRDKASGQSSLFDAMDFSPPPSSAASPSAHAVEEWSKDDRLAHEKELLGFYVTGHPLDKFRGILDSDKYKRIGLIDEIELDDPRARHPIAGMIRSLETRMTKAGKPFGILTVEDFTGSCEIMLWSESFIPARDSGILAPGNIIRLKIAIQLDDRTGGRRLTGSNIDELKNRKSNPGSGALELLLWTHRHTAKDLEEIRYHLTGHPGSTPVIMHFQNSAGKRLSIKPSETYHVKRSEELLNALDRFMD from the coding sequence ATGTCAGATTCCTTCGTCCACCTCCACCTGCACACCGCCTACTCCCTCCTCGATGGCATGATCCGCACCAAGGAACTCGCCGCCCGCGCCGCGGAGCTGGGCATGCCGGCCGTGGCCATGACGGACCACGGCAACCTCTACGGCACCATCGATTTCTATCAGAAATGCATCAAGGCAGGCGTCAAACCCATCCTCGGCTGCGAGATCTACCTCGCCCCGTTTTCAGCGCAGGACAAAAAAAAGATCCCCAACCGCAAGTCCGCGACTCATCTCACCCTCCTCGCCGAGACCAACGAGGGCTGGGAAAACCTCTCCAAACTCACCTCCATCGGCCATCTCGATGGCATGTACAACGGCAAGCCCCGGGTGGACAGGGACATCCTCCGCGCCCATTCCAAGGGCATCATCTGCCTCTCCGGCTGCATCTCCGGCCCGGTCAACGAGTGGCTCCTGAAAGGCGAAACCGACAAGGCCCTCGAAACCCTCACCGAACTCCGCGATATCTTCGGCCGGGAAAACACCTTCGTGGAACTGCACAACCATGGCCTTGAGGCCCAGCTCACCGTGATGCCGCAGCTCATCGCCCTTGCAAAGCAGCTCAATCTCCCCGTCGTCGCCGCCAACGATGTCCATTTCCTAAACCGCACCGACCACGAGGCCCATGATGTGATGATCTGCATCGGTACCGGCTCCATGGTGATCGATGAGGGCCGCATGCGATACACCCCGGAGGTGCATTTCAAGACGGCGGAGGAAATGCGCGAGATCTTCAAGGACATTCCCGACGCCTGCGACAACACCCTGCGCATCGCGGAGCGCTGCAATGTCACCATCAAGCTCGACTCCGCCTCCTCGGAGAAATACCCGCAGTTCCCCACCCCGGACGGCTCGCCCCGCGAGGAATACCTCATGAAAATCTGCCAGGAGGGAGTCCTTGCTCGCTACGGCGCTGAGAAAGCCAACTCCGCAGAAGTCCAGGAGCGCCTGAAATACGAGGTCGACACCATCAACCACCTCGGCTTCGCATCCTACTTCCTCATCACCGCCGACTTCATCCAGTGGGCCCGCGACAACGACATCCCCGTCGGCCCCGGCCGTGGCTCGGCGGCCGGCTCACTCGCCTCCTACGCGATGGGCATCACCAACATCTGCCCGCTCCAGTTCGGCCTTCTTTTCGAGCGTTTCCTCAACCCGGAACGCGTCTCGCCGCCCGACGTCGATATCGACTTCTGCCAGTCCCGCCGCGCGGAGGTCATCCAGTATGTCCGGGAAAAATACGGCGAGAAATCCGTCTCCCACATCATCACCTACGGCACCATGGGCGCGAAATCCGTGCTCCGCGACGTCTCCCGCGTGATGGGCATCTCCTACGGCGAGGCGGATCGCATCGCGAAAATGATCGAGCCCAAACCGGGCACCACCCTGCAGTCCGAGTGGGACTCCAAGGAGGAACTGCGCGAACTCATCGAATCCTCATCCACCTACAAGGAACTCTGGTCCTACGCACTGCGGCTAGAAGGCATCAACCGCAGTGTCGGCATCCATGCCGCAGGGGTCGTCATCGGAGACCGCCCGCTCGATGAGCACGTCCCCCTCACCCGCGGCAACGAGGGCGAGGTCGTCACCCAATACGACATGGGCGCCATCACCGAGGTCGGCCTCCTGAAAATGGATTTCCTGGGGCTGAAAAACCTTACGGTCATCCACGACGCAGCAGGGCACATCCGCAAGCACATCCCGGACTTCGACATCGAGAAGGTCCCTCTCGATGACCAGGCGACCTTCGGCATGCTCAACCGCGGCGAGACCATGGGCGTGTTCCAGCTCGAGTCCGGCGGCATGGTCGAGACCTGCAAGAAATACGAGATCCGCAGCATCGACGACATCATCGACCTGATCGCCGTCTATCGCCCCGGAGCCATGCAGTTCATCGACCAGATGCTCGATGTCAAAAAGGGCAAGAAAGCGATGTACGAGCACCCTCTGTTAGAGACGGTTTGCGGCAACACCTACGGCGTCATGATCTACCAGGAGCAGGTGCAGAACGCCGCCAAGCTCCTCGCCGGATACTCCCTCGGCAAGGCCGACCTCTTGCGCCGCGCCATGGGCAAGAAGGACAAGGAGAAGATGGCCAAGGAACGCGCGGGCTTCATCCAGGGCTGCAAGGAGACCAACAACATCGGCGAGAAAATGGCGGGCGCGATCTTCGACAAGATCGAGATGTTCGCCGGCTACGGCTTCAACAAATCCCACTCCGCCTGCTACGGCCACATCTCCTACTGGACCGCCTACATGAAGGCGAACCACCCCGTCGAGTTCATGGCGGCCCTCCTTTCCAACGAGATCAACAACACCGACAAGATCGCCGTCTTTGTCGCCGAGTGCCACCGCATGGACATCCAGATCCTGCCTCCCAACCTCAACAAATCCCTGCTCCGCTTCGCGCCGGAAAAGCTCGAATCCGGCACCCTCGCCATCCGCTACGGCCTCGCGGCCATCAAGAACGTCGGCGAGGCCGCCATGGCCGCCGCGATCCGCGAGCGGGACGCAAACGGCAGCTACCTCTCCCTCGACGATTTCTCATCCCGCCTCGACTCCAAGGTCATCAACAAGCGGATCCTGGAAAACCTCGTCAAGGCCGGCGCCCTCGACTGGACCGGCGAGAACCGCGCCACGATGTTCTCGCGCCTTGAGCAGGTCGTCGCCTCGGCCTCCGCCACCCAGCGCGACAAGGCCTCCGGCCAGTCATCGCTCTTCGATGCCATGGATTTCTCGCCTCCCCCTTCCTCGGCCGCTTCGCCTTCCGCCCATGCCGTGGAGGAATGGAGCAAGGACGACCGCCTCGCCCACGAGAAGGAGCTTTTAGGTTTCTACGTCACAGGCCATCCGCTCGACAAATTCCGCGGCATCCTCGATTCCGACAAATACAAACGCATCGGCCTCATCGACGAGATCGAACTGGACGACCCCCGCGCCCGCCACCCCATCGCAGGCATGATACGCTCGCTGGAGACCCGCATGACCAAGGCGGGCAAACCCTTCGGCATACTCACCGTCGAGGACTTCACGGGTTCCTGCGAGATCATGCTCTGGAGCGAAAGCTTCATCCCCGCGCGCGATTCCGGCATCCTCGCCCCCGGCAACATCATCCGGCTGAAAATCGCCATCCAGCTCGACGACCGCACCGGCGGCCGCCGCCTCACCGGCAGCAACATCGACGAGCTGAAAAACCGGAAGTCCAACCCCGGAAGCGGCGCCCTGGAGCTACTCCTCTGGACCCACCGCCACACCGCCAAAGACCTGGAGGAAATCCGCTATCACCTCACCGGCCACCCCGGCTCCACCCCCGTCATCATGCATTTCCAGAACTCCGCCGGAAAACGCCTTTCCATCAAGCCCTCGGAAACCTACCACGTGAAACGAAGCGAGGAGCTGCTCAACGCCCTCGATAGGTTCATGGATTAG
- a CDS encoding tetratricopeptide repeat protein, with amino-acid sequence MSENNTLASAPGGPLGEISQAPPALEIFLDRHQAKVIALALLLAIAAIAYVVYDGIRKSGEESAGALLSKAEDLSALQEVVKNHAGTAASYSAKILLAEKQWEDGQQDDAIATLEAFVAGDPSHPGRPSAQASLAAKLRSQGKEDEAADIFRDITEDVAARHLAPYAWISLGDIALAKGDKEAAADAYGAVEREFPENPFTQQAIQRQLLLKAAAPVPVDAPIVVPDVKITDEENDAAPGDVSPGNLLDTIQGGGLGGDSNPLLPEGEKPE; translated from the coding sequence ATGTCCGAAAATAACACACTTGCATCAGCACCCGGCGGCCCCTTGGGCGAAATCTCACAGGCTCCCCCGGCGCTGGAGATATTCCTCGACAGGCATCAGGCGAAGGTGATCGCGCTGGCGCTGTTGCTGGCTATCGCCGCCATCGCCTACGTGGTTTACGACGGCATCCGTAAAAGCGGGGAGGAGTCCGCCGGGGCCTTGCTTTCGAAGGCGGAAGATCTCTCCGCACTCCAGGAAGTGGTGAAGAACCACGCGGGCACCGCGGCATCCTACAGCGCGAAGATCCTGCTTGCGGAAAAGCAGTGGGAGGACGGGCAGCAGGATGATGCGATCGCCACCCTGGAGGCTTTCGTGGCGGGGGATCCGTCCCATCCGGGAAGGCCCAGTGCACAGGCGAGCCTTGCCGCAAAGCTCCGTTCCCAAGGCAAGGAGGATGAGGCAGCTGATATTTTCCGAGACATCACCGAGGATGTGGCAGCGCGCCACCTCGCCCCATACGCATGGATTTCCCTGGGCGATATTGCCCTGGCGAAAGGCGACAAGGAGGCCGCTGCCGATGCCTACGGCGCGGTGGAGCGCGAGTTCCCCGAAAATCCCTTCACGCAGCAGGCTATCCAGCGACAGCTGCTTCTCAAGGCTGCCGCGCCGGTGCCGGTGGATGCGCCCATCGTGGTGCCGGATGTGAAAATCACCGATGAGGAAAACGATGCCGCTCCCGGAGATGTAAGCCCGGGCAATCTGCTCGATACCATCCAGGGAGGAGGCCTTGGGGGCGATTCCAACCCTCTGCTTCCCGAAGGGGAGAAGCCCGAATAA
- a CDS encoding polymer-forming cytoskeletal protein: protein MEIKGAVKFQDDLIVDGKIEGTIESTGNLTVGENAKLKAEIKTGTIVIYGKVHGNMTATDRVELKSSAEVIGDIKAKTLTIEAGAIFVGKSTVGTPSQQPSSAPDNKSQGSPSSEKPAIAGG from the coding sequence GTGGAGATCAAGGGTGCCGTCAAGTTCCAGGATGATCTGATCGTTGATGGCAAGATCGAGGGCACCATCGAATCCACAGGCAATCTCACCGTCGGCGAGAATGCCAAGCTCAAGGCTGAGATCAAGACGGGAACCATCGTGATCTACGGGAAAGTCCATGGCAACATGACGGCCACGGACAGGGTTGAGCTGAAGTCCAGCGCGGAAGTCATCGGCGATATCAAGGCGAAAACGCTCACCATCGAGGCTGGCGCCATCTTCGTCGGGAAATCGACCGTTGGTACCCCTAGCCAACAGCCATCCTCCGCCCCGGACAACAAGTCCCAGGGTTCGCCGTCCTCAGAAAAGCCCGCAATTGCGGGTGGTTGA
- a CDS encoding polymer-forming cytoskeletal protein has translation MNPRHIELVCPGCDHHQMEPSMVISTQCRSCGQHMDIRDGKPVVRPKHATRLASPGNPPLQHGSTGSAKQPEPKTAKPRQQGFLRKIFRRERPPRMVDCYHCQRNFEVVRDAQSSQCPKCGGYISLRDYEIDHAWRRRIQTRGDVKILKEGSIIGVKVQCHDLTVLGILAAPVDCSGVICIRSHGKIVGNVTCGELRVERGAKVEFQGDVRAGKAYIDGDVKAQLTCTGTIILEKKAHLQGLARAGGLVVKAGAKHSGLMEVVRPQVAG, from the coding sequence TTGAACCCGAGACACATCGAACTTGTCTGCCCGGGCTGCGACCATCACCAGATGGAGCCGTCCATGGTCATCTCCACCCAGTGCCGCTCCTGCGGACAGCACATGGACATACGTGACGGGAAACCCGTCGTCCGTCCGAAGCATGCAACCCGCCTGGCGAGTCCGGGCAATCCTCCGCTGCAGCACGGCTCCACAGGCTCCGCCAAGCAGCCCGAGCCAAAGACTGCCAAGCCACGCCAGCAAGGTTTCCTCAGGAAGATTTTCCGGCGTGAGCGCCCGCCGAGGATGGTGGATTGCTATCATTGCCAGCGCAATTTCGAGGTGGTGCGCGACGCACAGTCCAGCCAGTGCCCCAAGTGCGGCGGTTACATCAGCCTGAGGGATTATGAGATCGACCATGCATGGCGCCGCCGCATCCAGACGCGCGGCGATGTGAAGATCCTCAAGGAAGGCTCCATCATCGGGGTGAAAGTGCAGTGCCATGATCTCACTGTGCTGGGGATCCTAGCGGCTCCCGTCGATTGTTCCGGCGTGATCTGCATACGCAGCCACGGCAAGATCGTTGGCAACGTGACCTGCGGTGAGCTACGTGTTGAGCGCGGCGCAAAGGTAGAGTTCCAGGGGGATGTCCGTGCCGGAAAAGCCTACATCGATGGCGATGTGAAAGCGCAGCTCACCTGCACCGGGACGATCATCCTTGAGAAAAAGGCCCATCTCCAGGGGCTCGCCCGTGCCGGCGGCCTGGTGGTCAAGGCCGGGGCGAAGCACTCCGGACTCATGGAGGTCGTGAGGCCGCAGGTTGCCGGGTGA
- the nadA gene encoding quinolinate synthase NadA: protein MQTALDLKGEILELKRARNAVILAHNYQTGDIQDVADYVGDSLGLAYQAKSTDADVIVFCGVHFMAETAKIVNPSKTVILPDADAGCSLEQSCPAHQLEAFLAENAEKNYYVIAYINCSGGVKALCDVICTSGNAVKIVNQAPADRPILFVPDENLGAWVMEQTGRKMDLWKGNCYVHVEFTRDSINRIKAEYPDALVVAHPECTQAVRLLADEVCSTEKMVHFCKNAPVKDIIVVTESGMLHRLRRECPDKNLIPGPTDRCACADCRYMKMNTMEKLRNCLRDLAPRVEMDEATRKRAELPLLRMLEQSR from the coding sequence ATGCAAACCGCCTTGGACCTCAAAGGGGAAATCCTGGAACTGAAACGCGCCCGCAACGCCGTCATCCTCGCCCACAACTACCAGACCGGTGACATCCAGGATGTCGCGGACTATGTCGGCGATTCCCTCGGCCTCGCGTATCAGGCGAAGTCCACCGATGCGGACGTGATCGTTTTCTGTGGCGTCCATTTCATGGCTGAGACCGCGAAGATCGTGAACCCTTCCAAGACCGTGATCCTCCCGGATGCGGATGCCGGCTGCTCGCTGGAGCAATCCTGCCCCGCGCACCAGCTGGAGGCCTTCCTTGCGGAGAACGCGGAGAAGAACTACTACGTCATCGCCTACATCAACTGCTCCGGCGGCGTGAAGGCGCTCTGCGATGTCATCTGCACCTCGGGCAACGCCGTGAAAATCGTCAACCAGGCGCCCGCCGACAGGCCTATCCTCTTCGTGCCGGATGAAAACCTCGGCGCTTGGGTGATGGAGCAAACGGGGCGGAAAATGGATCTTTGGAAAGGCAACTGCTACGTCCACGTCGAGTTCACCCGGGATTCCATCAACCGGATCAAGGCGGAGTATCCAGACGCCCTTGTCGTCGCCCACCCGGAGTGCACCCAGGCGGTGCGGCTGCTGGCGGACGAGGTTTGCTCCACGGAAAAGATGGTGCATTTCTGCAAAAACGCTCCGGTGAAAGATATCATCGTCGTGACCGAAAGCGGCATGCTCCATCGGCTCAGGCGGGAGTGCCCGGACAAGAACCTCATCCCGGGGCCGACCGACCGTTGTGCCTGTGCCGACTGCCGCTACATGAAAATGAACACCATGGAAAAGCTGCGCAACTGCCTGCGCGACCTCGCGCCGAGGGTGGAAATGGACGAAGCGACAAGGAAGCGCGCCGAACTGCCGCTGCTGCGCATGCTTGAGCAATCCAGGTGA
- a CDS encoding prepilin-type N-terminal cleavage/methylation domain-containing protein, translating to MKIPSNQSPKTGFTLVELLVVIAIIATLAAAAFSIGPAAMNKARKLSAQNAATSVATAVNQFYTEYSALPDPGTNTAETEFSTTAGNGIKLLEILAGLDDSDQNARKIRFFSGKEAKNRKDGVEYSSDGKAIRGMYDPWGRPFYIRMDYDYDERLTVKPGSTPAVTLNGRRVAVYSLGVPEDSDAKPNTIVKTW from the coding sequence ATGAAAATCCCATCCAATCAATCCCCCAAAACGGGATTCACCCTCGTCGAGCTGCTGGTCGTCATCGCCATCATCGCAACCCTCGCCGCCGCCGCGTTTTCCATTGGCCCAGCCGCCATGAACAAGGCGAGGAAACTCTCCGCGCAGAATGCCGCCACTTCGGTGGCCACGGCGGTGAACCAATTCTACACGGAATACTCCGCGCTGCCGGATCCAGGCACGAACACTGCAGAGACCGAGTTCAGCACCACGGCTGGGAACGGGATCAAGCTGCTTGAGATTCTCGCAGGTCTCGACGACAGCGATCAGAACGCCCGCAAGATCCGATTTTTCAGCGGCAAGGAGGCCAAGAACCGCAAGGATGGCGTCGAATATTCAAGCGATGGCAAAGCCATAAGGGGCATGTATGACCCGTGGGGCAGGCCTTTCTACATCCGCATGGATTACGATTACGATGAGAGGCTCACCGTCAAGCCGGGAAGCACTCCCGCCGTGACGCTTAACGGAAGGAGGGTGGCCGTCTACAGCCTCGGGGTGCCCGAGGATAGCGATGCCAAGCCCAACACGATCGTAAAGACCTGGTGA